The following coding sequences are from one Arachis hypogaea cultivar Tifrunner chromosome 7, arahy.Tifrunner.gnm2.J5K5, whole genome shotgun sequence window:
- the LOC140174355 gene encoding uncharacterized protein, which produces MSKFKTIDTFFKRKDQENEDASTITTPILEGSSNFITSSSLLNSSKRPRLLPNQLDVFRLERDPGMRPIIWKFPPNKRDEIRRAYIKVGPNQPILDNYPFSGDKSHRRFQASWFKLFPSWLEYSIEDDAIYCFPCFLFAKEPSINTGSNAFIENSFRNWKKVNSGKECALLNHIGKGPNSFHHKALKSCDDLMKQSQHIDRLLHKQTSEEIEKNRIRLGASIDCIRWLTFQGCAYRGHDESQSSSNRGNFLEMLKFLGSYNERVKKNVLENAPKNAKYTSNDVQKEILHILATKVRNSIREEIGDAKFCIIVDEARDESKKE; this is translated from the coding sequence ATGAGTAAGTTCAAAActattgatacattttttaaaagaaaagatcaagagaatgaagatgcttCTACTATTACTACTCCAATACTTGAGGGGTCATCAAATTTCATTACTTCAAGTTCTCTATTGAATAGCTCAAAGCGTCCACGACTTCTTCCAAATCAACTGGATGTTTTTCGTTTAGAAAGAGATCCTGGAATGCGACCAATAATTTGGAAGTTTCCTCCAAATAAAAGAGATGAAATCCGTCGGGCTTATATTAAAGTTGGGCCAAATCAACCAATTCTTGATAATTATCCATTTTCTGGTGATAAAAGTCATCGTCGCTTTCAAGCTTCATGGTTTAAATTGTTCCCATCTTGGTTAGAATATTCTATAGAAGATGATGCTATATATTGTTTTccgtgctttctttttgctaaggaaCCTTCAATCAATACGGGTTCAAATGCTTTTATTGAGAATAGTTtcaggaattggaagaaagtgaATAGTGGAAAAGAATGTGCTCTTTTGAATCACATTGGCAAAGGTCCCAACTCATTCCATCATAAGGCGCTGAAATCATGTGATGATTTGATGAAACAATCACAACATATCGACAGACTTCTTCATAAGCAAACATCAGAAGAGATTGAAAAGAATCGAATTCGACTAGGAGCATCTATAGATTGCATTAGATGGTTGACATTTCAAGGTTGTGCATACAGAGGACATGATGAAAGCCAAAGTTCAAGCAATAGAGGTAACTTTTTGGAAATGTTGAAATTTTTGGGATCTTACAATGAAAGAGTGAAAAAGAATGTTCTGGAAAATGCTCCAAAAAATGCTAAGTATACTTCAAATGATGTCCAAAAAGAAATTCTACATATTCTTGCTACTAAGGTGAGAAATTCAATTAGAGAAGAGATTGGAGATGCcaaattttgtattattgttgATGAAGCTAGAGATGAATCTAAAAAGGAGTAA
- the LOC140174356 gene encoding uncharacterized protein, producing the protein MAIVLRFVALDGFVKERFFDLVHVTDTCATTLKKELISVLSHYNLQVENIRGQGYDGASNMRGEWNGLQALFLKDSPQAYYVHCFVHRLQLALVAASREVLQIHEFFTQLNSIVTIVSASSKRHDQLQEA; encoded by the coding sequence ATGGCCATTGTTTTGAGATTTGTTGCTCTAGATGGTTTTGTTAAAGAGAGATTCTTTGATCTTGTGCATGTCACTGATACTTGTGCAACAACTTTAAAGAAAGAATTGATTTCTGTCCTTTCTCATTATAATCTCCAAGTTGAAAATATTAGGGGTCAAGGGTATGATGGTGCTAGCAACATGCGGGGTGAGTGGAATGGTTTGCAAGCTTTGTTTCTTAAAGATTCTCCACAAGCATACTATGTACATTGTTTTGTTCATAGGTTACAATTAGCATTGGTGGCAGCTTCAAGAGAGGtacttcaaattcatgaattttttactCAATTAAACTCTATTGTCACTATTGTTAGTGCTTCTTCAAAAAGACATGATCAATTACAAGAAGCTTAA